In a single window of the Octopus sinensis linkage group LG1, ASM634580v1, whole genome shotgun sequence genome:
- the LOC115219626 gene encoding trophoblast glycoprotein-like, which produces FLNIENNAIGISGQVAEEGFSKAFLNLTSLEELHLSNNHIQYLSNNSLLQLKNLRILNLRNNLLESFDVKISHMLNLSYLDLSKNILQELSENTFNAIEKISEHHKFTVNIQNNNLKCGCAQIRFLTWLHKVRNSGRLKIMYSKCTHPNGTVWKLKGNQLVRITLVQP; this is translated from the coding sequence TTTTTGAATATCGAAAATAACGCAATAGGAATTTCAGGTCAAGTTGCCGAAGAAGGTTTCAGCAAAGCTTTTCTAAATTTAACCAGCCTCGAAGAATTACATCTTTCAAATAACCACATTCAATATTTATCAAACAACAGTTTGTTACAGCTGAAAAATCTCAGAATCTTAAATTTACGCAACAATTTATTGGAATCTTTTGATGTAAAGATTAGTCATATGTTAAATTTATCATATTTAGATTTATCTAAAAACATTTTACAGGAACTGTCGGAAAACACTTTTAATGCTATTGAAAAGATATCTGAACACCATAAATTCACTGTCAACATCCAAAACAATAATTTGAAATGTGGTTGTGCACAAATAAGATTTCTCACTTGGCTGCACAAAGTACGGAATTCAGGTCGTTTGAAAATAATGTACTCGAAATGTACTCATCCTAACGGAACAGTGTGGAAGTTGAAAGGAAATCAGCTTGTTAGGATCACACTTGTTCAGCCttga